One part of the Mangrovibacillus cuniculi genome encodes these proteins:
- a CDS encoding DUF1002 domain-containing protein, protein MKRITKMLLVPLLCLLVLPTGIASADTGNQEVINELLGVPIVVYGETLSNEQKEEVKSAFGVEDASQVEEYTVTAKDLARYIGGNPNSRMFSSAKITMTEEGTGIVIKRVTPGNITQVTDEMYINAMITAGVENAEVEVASPVAVTGHSALAGIYKAYEASGVELDADRMDVASDELDLMTDLVSEQGIEEQKVTELLTQIKQQIAEQNPVTREEVEQIVQEQLSTLGIQLTEEEQQRLIDLFDRIRGLNINFDNVRTQLEDLSTALQDTLQNVVENEGFWNSVKEFFTNLMNAISSIFGGSENESTN, encoded by the coding sequence ATGAAAAGGATAACCAAGATGCTACTTGTCCCTCTTTTGTGTTTACTTGTATTACCAACAGGGATTGCTAGTGCAGATACTGGAAATCAAGAAGTAATAAATGAATTACTAGGTGTACCAATTGTAGTTTATGGTGAAACCTTAAGTAATGAACAAAAAGAAGAAGTTAAATCAGCCTTTGGAGTAGAAGATGCTTCACAAGTGGAGGAATATACGGTAACAGCGAAAGACTTAGCGAGATATATTGGTGGTAATCCTAATTCACGAATGTTTTCTTCTGCGAAAATAACGATGACAGAAGAAGGAACAGGAATTGTAATTAAACGTGTAACACCAGGTAATATTACACAAGTAACGGATGAAATGTATATAAATGCGATGATCACAGCTGGTGTGGAAAATGCAGAAGTGGAAGTTGCTTCTCCAGTAGCAGTAACAGGACATTCTGCATTAGCTGGTATTTATAAAGCGTATGAAGCATCTGGAGTAGAATTGGATGCCGATAGAATGGACGTTGCGAGTGATGAGCTAGATTTAATGACGGACTTAGTTTCCGAACAAGGTATAGAAGAACAAAAAGTAACGGAACTCTTAACCCAAATAAAGCAACAAATTGCGGAACAAAATCCTGTAACGCGTGAAGAAGTAGAGCAAATAGTACAAGAACAGTTATCTACATTAGGAATTCAATTAACGGAAGAAGAGCAACAAAGATTGATTGATTTGTTTGATCGTATTCGAGGGTTAAATATTAACTTTGATAATGTACGTACGCAATTAGAAGATTTGTCTACCGCTCTACAAGATACGTTACAAAATGTAGTAGAAAATGAAGGTTTCTGGAACTCGGTAAAAGAGTTCTTTACCAATCTAATGAATGCTATTTCTAGTATTTTTGGTGGATCGGAAAACGAATCAACAAACTAA